The genomic segment GAGACCGAGCGCGATCCACAATGCCACCGGCGGTGCCTGCCAGAACAGGAGATCCACATTCACCAGCACCGAGTTCGCATCCGGCAGCGTTCGAGAAACGTAGACGAGGCCCGCCAGGAGCACGAGCACGACCAATCGGCGAATCCATTTCACGAGCTGTGATCCTCCCCTACGAGACGCTTCGACGCCCCGAGGTCAAGGCCCCTCATTCCCGTGTATCGTCGTCGTCGGCCGATTCGTCCAGCGGCGCTGAAGAGGCGTCGACCATCTCCTTCAGCTCCTTGCCCACCTTGAAGAAGGGCGTCCGCTTGGCGGGAATATGGACTTCCTCGCCCGTCTTCGGATTGCGACCCTCGCGAGCCTCCCGGACTTTCACCTGGAAGCTCCCGAAGCCACGGATCTCGATCCGATGCCCGTGCTTCAACGCTTCCGTCATCGAATCGAAGATCGTATTGACGACGATCTCCGTGTCCTTCTTCGAGATATGCGGCGTGAGCTCTGCCACTTTCTCGATGAGTCCGCTCTTGGTCATCACTGTCTCCGCTGGTCGGTGGGGGGCCGGGCTTCTCGGCCCGACCCCCACAGAGATCGGTTGACACTGGGCGAGGAGCTAACTCTCCTCGCCACCTCCCTGCTCGAGCTTCTCTTTGAGAGCCGCGAGAGCGCCGACGTCGCCCAGTGTCGACGTCTGCGTCAACGACTGTTGGGCGGCCATCTTCTTGAGCGCATCCCGTTGATCCCTGTCCGAAACGGCCTTGATCGAAAGGGAGATCTTCTGATCCACCGGATCGACCTTGGTGACGATGGCCGTCACCGTATCGCCCTGGGACACGGCGTCCGAAGGCTTCTCGACCGGTTCCTGCGCGAGCTCCGAGCTGTAGACCAGCCCCTCGATGCCGTCCTCGAGCTTCACGAAGGCACCGAAGTCGGTCACGTTCGTGACCTCGCCGGTGATCTCGCTGCCGAGGGCGAACTTCTTGAGGATGTCGTCCCACGGGTTGGACTCGAGCTGCTTGATCCCCAGCGAGAACTTTTCGTTCTCCCGGTCGATCTTGAGCACGACGGCCTCGACGTGGTTGCCCTTCTCGAATTTCTCGCTCGGGTGCTTGATGTTCTCGGTCCACGAAATGTCCGAGACGTGCACCAGACCGTCGATCCCCTCTTCGAGGCCCACGAAGACGCCGAAGTTGGTGATGTTGCGGATCTCGCCGGAGACATGGGTACCGATCGGGTATTTCTCCTCGATCAGTGCCCACGGGTTCGGCTCGATCTGCTTCATGCCCAGTGAGATCTTGCGGTTGTACTCGTCCACATCCAGAACGACCGCCTCGACGTCGGTTCCGATCTCCACGACCTTCGACGGGTGCTTGACCCGCTTGGTCCAGGACATCTCGGATACGTGGACCAGGCCTTCGATGCCCGGCTCGAGCTCGATGAAGGCACCGTAGTCCGTCAGCGACACGCACTTGCCATTCAGGCGCTTGCCGATCGGATACCGCATCGCCGCATCGACCCAGGGATCCGGCTGGATCTGCTTCAGACCCAACGAGACCCTTTCGGTCTCTGCGTCGAAACGCAGCACCTTCACCTTGATCTCGTCACCGACCCGGAACAGCTCGCTCGGGTGATTCACCCGACCCCAGCTCATGTCGGTGACATGCAACAGACCATCGATTCCGCCGAGATCGATGAACGCACCGTAGTCGGTGATGTTCTTGATCACGCCGTCGACGATCTGGGCCTCCTGGAGAGTTTCCAGGGTGGTGGCCCGCATCTTCTCGCGCTCTTTTTCGAGCAGCGCGCGGCGAGAGAGCACGATGTTCGCACGCCGTTGGTTGAACTTGATGATCTTGAACTCGAGACGCTCGCCGAGCAGGTTCTCG from the bacterium genome contains:
- a CDS encoding integration host factor subunit beta, which encodes MTKSGLIEKVAELTPHISKKDTEIVVNTIFDSMTEALKHGHRIEIRGFGSFQVKVREAREGRNPKTGEEVHIPAKRTPFFKVGKELKEMVDASSAPLDESADDDDTRE
- a CDS encoding 30S ribosomal protein S1; this translates as MTQEITTGESFADLFSASEKKMKEGEVTKGRILSIDDDHVQVDVGFKSEGFIDLWEFMDEQGKILVKVGDEVDVLIEEAEDDDGRIVLSKDKADRVKVWDEISDAFEADKPVEGRILSRVKGGLSVDIGVKAFLPGSQVDLRPVRNLENLLGERLEFKIIKFNQRRANIVLSRRALLEKEREKMRATTLETLQEAQIVDGVIKNITDYGAFIDLGGIDGLLHVTDMSWGRVNHPSELFRVGDEIKVKVLRFDAETERVSLGLKQIQPDPWVDAAMRYPIGKRLNGKCVSLTDYGAFIELEPGIEGLVHVSEMSWTKRVKHPSKVVEIGTDVEAVVLDVDEYNRKISLGMKQIEPNPWALIEEKYPIGTHVSGEIRNITNFGVFVGLEEGIDGLVHVSDISWTENIKHPSEKFEKGNHVEAVVLKIDRENEKFSLGIKQLESNPWDDILKKFALGSEITGEVTNVTDFGAFVKLEDGIEGLVYSSELAQEPVEKPSDAVSQGDTVTAIVTKVDPVDQKISLSIKAVSDRDQRDALKKMAAQQSLTQTSTLGDVGALAALKEKLEQGGGEES